Below is a window of Janthinobacterium lividum DNA.
CCAGACCGTGCTGTTGCGGTCCTGCTCGCCGCCTTTCAGCGGATAGCTGTCATCGCCTTCACTGAAGACGATGGTCTTGCTGTCGCGCTTGAACGTGGTCGTGGCCGCTTCCTTGCGGAAACGCTTTTCCACGAATTGTGCAGGCGCCAGGCCGTAATCATCGACCATGCCTTCGCTGCGCTGCTCGAGGATCTTGCCGAACAGGGCTGCCTTGGTTTCAGCCAGCAGCGAATACTTGCCGTCGCCGGCGCGCCAGTTGCTGACCGATTCTCCGGACAGCGCAATGCCGCGCTGTTTGGCCTTGATCGAATAGACGAGGTCTGCCGAAGGCGCCAGCTTGTACGGGCGTTTGATGACGGGATGGTCCACGGGCTCGTCTGCCG
It encodes the following:
- a CDS encoding DUF3108 domain-containing protein, producing the protein MTNLTTLKRVLAASLLAATLTPAMAADEPVDHPVIKRPYKLAPSADLVYSIKAKQRGIALSGESVSNWRAGDGKYSLLAETKAALFGKILEQRSEGMVDDYGLAPAQFVEKRFRKEAATTTFKRDSKTIVFSEGDDSYPLKGGEQDRNSTVWQLVSVARAVPEKFTPGSEWSFFVAGRHDAEPWTFKVLKQETVATGQGLVEAVHLVKAPPPDKKGQQVDLWLAPSLEWYPVKVTFADEDGDYVEQTLQKIIKK